The proteins below come from a single Papaver somniferum cultivar HN1 chromosome 11, ASM357369v1, whole genome shotgun sequence genomic window:
- the LOC113321716 gene encoding uncharacterized protein LOC113321716 isoform X1, with protein MHSTNRLLEMKGADNTKTMLLIDFSNAFNLVDKSSLIREARTHCPSISRWVEFCYSRPARLYYNDTSLSSSQGVQQGDPLGPLLFGLALHQIAEKIASHCTLDLHAWYLDDGTIACDTMEVSKVLKIIQSDGPSRGLHLNVTKTKIFWPSFDPRREAAGVFPPNIGMPSVGVELLGGPVSLGLQYCIIMVHSRVGKPLQLMDKMKQLQDLQSELLLLRNCSGVSRLYFTLRITTPSAIQTDAAHFDKHLFQYLRQIVVRDGVGFGLIQQRLVTLPLKDGGLGIHTMSNTCQFCFLAPCAQTQHLQTTILKQLSVQYRVLGISKPYRPALKSVGYQTPSSASTTPPLGI; from the coding sequence ATGCACTCAACCAATAGGCTCTTGGAGATGAAGGGTGCTGATAACACCAAGACTATGTTGCTCATAGACTTTTCTAATGCTTTTAATCTTGTGGACAAGTCTTCACTCATTAGAGAAGCTAGAACTCATTGTCCATCTATTTCACGGTGGGTCGAGTTTTGCTATTCACGACCGGCACGTCTTTATTACAATGATACATCTCTTTCATCTTCACAGGGTGTTCAGCAGGGTGACCCCCTTGGTCCCTTGCTGTTCGGCCTAGCACTACACCAAATCGCTGAGAAGATTGCTTCGCACTGCACCCTCGACCTCCATGCATGGTATCTCGACGATGGTACCATCGCATGTGATACAATGGAGGTGTCCAAGGTACTGAAAATTATTCAATCTGACGGGCCAAGCAGAGGTCTTCACCTGAATGTCACCAAGACCAAGATATTTTGGCCTAGTTTCGATCCGAGAAGGGAAGCAGCTGGCGTTTTCCCTCCAAACATTGGTATGCCTTCAGTTGGTGTGGAACTCTTGGGTGGCCCTGTTAGCCTTGGTCTGCAGTATTGTATTATCATGGTTCACAGTAGGGTTGGTAAACCTCTACAGCTCATGGACAAGATGAAGCAGCTGCAAGACCTGCAAAGCGAACTTCTACTTTTGCGCAACTGTAGTGGAGTTTCCAGGCTCTACTTTACACTTCGCATCACCACCCCTTCGGCAATTCAAACTGATGCTGCACATTTTGATAAGCACCTCTTTCAATACTTGCGACAAATTGTTGTTAGAGatggagttggttttggtttgatacAACAACGTCTGGTTACACTGCCACTTAAAGACGGGGGCTTGGGAATACATACAATGTCTAACACATGTCAGTTTTGTTTCCTAGCCCCTTGTGCACAGACCCAACATCTACAAACCACCATCCTGAAACAATTATCAGTTCAGTATCGAGTCTTAGGTATCAGCAAGCCTTACAGACCTGCACTCAAGTCTGTGGGCTATCAGACACCAAGTTCAGCATCAACGACGCCGCCCCTCGGTATATGA
- the LOC113321716 gene encoding uncharacterized protein LOC113321716 isoform X2 has product MNFFILLQGLLTFGSQGVQQGDPLGPLLFGLALHQIAEKIASHCTLDLHAWYLDDGTIACDTMEVSKVLKIIQSDGPSRGLHLNVTKTKIFWPSFDPRREAAGVFPPNIGMPSVGVELLGGPVSLGLQYCIIMVHSRVGKPLQLMDKMKQLQDLQSELLLLRNCSGVSRLYFTLRITTPSAIQTDAAHFDKHLFQYLRQIVVRDGVGFGLIQQRLVTLPLKDGGLGIHTMSNTCQFCFLAPCAQTQHLQTTILKQLSVQYRVLGISKPYRPALKSVGYQTPSSASTTPPLGI; this is encoded by the exons ATGAACTTCTTCATTCTGTTACAGGGGTTGTTAACCTTTGGCTCGCAG GGTGTTCAGCAGGGTGACCCCCTTGGTCCCTTGCTGTTCGGCCTAGCACTACACCAAATCGCTGAGAAGATTGCTTCGCACTGCACCCTCGACCTCCATGCATGGTATCTCGACGATGGTACCATCGCATGTGATACAATGGAGGTGTCCAAGGTACTGAAAATTATTCAATCTGACGGGCCAAGCAGAGGTCTTCACCTGAATGTCACCAAGACCAAGATATTTTGGCCTAGTTTCGATCCGAGAAGGGAAGCAGCTGGCGTTTTCCCTCCAAACATTGGTATGCCTTCAGTTGGTGTGGAACTCTTGGGTGGCCCTGTTAGCCTTGGTCTGCAGTATTGTATTATCATGGTTCACAGTAGGGTTGGTAAACCTCTACAGCTCATGGACAAGATGAAGCAGCTGCAAGACCTGCAAAGCGAACTTCTACTTTTGCGCAACTGTAGTGGAGTTTCCAGGCTCTACTTTACACTTCGCATCACCACCCCTTCGGCAATTCAAACTGATGCTGCACATTTTGATAAGCACCTCTTTCAATACTTGCGACAAATTGTTGTTAGAGatggagttggttttggtttgatacAACAACGTCTGGTTACACTGCCACTTAAAGACGGGGGCTTGGGAATACATACAATGTCTAACACATGTCAGTTTTGTTTCCTAGCCCCTTGTGCACAGACCCAACATCTACAAACCACCATCCTGAAACAATTATCAGTTCAGTATCGAGTCTTAGGTATCAGCAAGCCTTACAGACCTGCACTCAAGTCTGTGGGCTATCAGACACCAAGTTCAGCATCAACGACGCCGCCCCTCGGTATATGA